TGCGTGCTGACACCCAACGTCAACAACAATTAGAGTGGGAAATTCAAAAACTCCAACAAACCCAGCAAACGCGCCGGGAAGAACTAGCTAACGTCCAAGCACAACTGCAAACAGTAGCGGCGGATTTACCATCGCCGTTACCAGAAGTACCAGATAAAGTCGATTTAGAAGAATTACAAAAAGAATTGCGATCGCTTGCCAAGCGCCTGCAAGCAATGGAACCAGTGAATATGCTGGCGTTAGAACAATACGAACGAACTCAAAAACGTTTAGAAGAACTCACTCAAAAATTGCAAACATTAGAAGCAGAACGTACAGAATTATTGTTAAGAATTGAAAACTTTACTACTTTGCGTCAACGCGCTTTCAAAGAAGCATTCGATGCCGTCAATGAAAACTTTAAATCAATTTTTGCTACCCTTTCTGAAGGCGACGGCTATTTGCAACTCGACAATCCCGAAGATCCATTTAGTAGCGGCTTAAATTTAGTCGCACATCCTAAAGGTAAACCAGTACAGCGCCTTGCGTCCATGTCTGGGGGAGAAAAATCTCTCACAGCTTTAAGCTTTATTTTTGCTCTCCAAAGGTATCGTCCTTCGCCATTTTATGCATTTGATGAAGTAGATATGTTTCTGGATGGGGCAAACGTGGAACGATTAGCTAAAATGATTAAACAACAGGCGCAACAAGCACAATTTATAGTTGTGAGTTTGCGTCGCCCGATGATAGAATCAGCCGAACGCACGATTGGCGTTACTCAAGCAAGAGGAGCTTTTACTCAAGTGCTGGGTATTAAGTTACAATCATCTAATACGTCGGCTTGAGTTTTTGTTAATAATAGTGTATAGATAAACCGGATTCGAGATCAGGACTCGGTATAGAATGACCTCTGAACAGATAATTAGGCGTTCCGATATTTTAAATACCCAGGTAATCACCCGTGACAACGGTAAAAGGCTAGGCATAGTCAGTCAAGTCTGGGTTGATGTAGATCAGCGAGAGGTTGTGGCTCTTGGCTTACGAGACAGCCTGATCTCCGTCTCTGGCATACCGCGCTATATGTACCTCAACAACATCAACCAAATCGGGGATGTGATTTTGGTTGATAACGAGGATGTCATCGAAGACATTGAGGTTGAGGTTTTCAGCAACCTGATTAACTGGGAAGTAATTACAGAAACAGGTGAAGTCTTAGGTAAAGTCCGGGGCTTCAAGTTCAACGGCGAGACAGGGAAAATATATTCTATCACTATCGCCTCCTTAGGACTACCCCAAATTCCTGATTCTTTCTTAAGTACCTATGAACTTTCAGTAGAAGAAATCGTTAGTACAGGCCCTAACAGGCTCATTGTATTCGAGGGTGCTGAAGAACGGGTAACTCAGCTAACAGTTGGTATTCTAGAGCGTCTTGGTATCGGTAGAGCGCCTTGGGAGCGGGAAGACGTAGAAGATTACAACTACGCTCCCCGAACAGTAGCACCTTCCAACCAGTTACCGAGTGGAGTGCCAATAGAACCAATTAAGCCTAAAGTTCGCGCTCCCGAACCTGTGGTAGAACAGGAATGGGACGAAGACTATTATGAGGAAGAACGTCCTCAACGACGGGTGATGGAAGCACGATCTTACGAGTCCATCCGCTACGAAGAAGAAGAGGAAGAAGACAACTGGAGTGAAGCCACGGGTAAAGATAGGTATGAAGCCCAACCCTACGAACCACCCCAGCCTTATACCACCAAATCATCATATACAGAAGAATATGATGATTACGACGACGATCTCAAACGCGACGCTTGGGATGATGAACCACCAAAGCCGGTAAACATTCCCAAGAAAGTGAAAGAGAAAATGCCAGAGTACGAAGAAGAAGGCGGGTATTAAATCAGTGAACAGTGGACAGTTATCAGTGAGCAAAAACTAATAACGTTCAAGTATAAAACCCCGGCTTTGGAGAAAAGTCGGGGATTTTTAATTAGGGGTAGTTTTGCAGACTTTGAAGCGATCGCATTTTCTATTTCCACAAACTAGAAGATTTATCAATACTCTATGAAAGTAGTTGCTTTTAGACTCAAGTCTAATGAAGATTTAAGAAAGAGCCTAAAAATTTTTGCCATCAATCAAAAGATTAACGCGGGATTTATCCTAACTACCATTGGTAGTCTCAAACAAGCAACCATTCGTTTTGCTAATCAACAAACAAGTACAGTCTTAACAGATAAATTTGAAATTCTTTCTCTTAACGGTACAATTGCCAGCACAGGTGTTCACCTCCACATTGCGATCGCTGACAAAGAAGGCAAAACTATTGGTGGACATCTTGATGATGGATGTATTATCTACACAACTGCGGAAATAGTGATTGGATACACAGAAGAATTTGCTTTTACCAGAACAATAGATGAACAAACAGGCTATCAAGAACTAGAAATTATTTAATTAACCTTTTTAAACGCAGAGGATGGCAGAGGTCAACGCACCAGGTAGCAGAGTGTTAATCAAAGCTACTTCGTTTTGTATTTTGAATAGTTTCACTCAACCACCAACGCGTAATCTATCAGTGTTCATCGGTGTGCATCTGTGTTCGTCTTTCAAAACATGATTTTCGGTACATCCGAAATTCCCGTCAGCCATAATTCTACCTCCAGGACATTGCATCAACATCTTGAGGAAGATGTGGGAAATACTACAAATCTAGTATTTATCAAAGCGGGAGGTCAAACAAACCATCCTGACAAAGGAGAGTAAGTTAATGAAATTAACAGTGATTTGGGATTTACTTAAAGAAACATTTAATGAATGGCAGCAAGATAAAGCGTCGCGATTGGCGGCAGCATTAGCTTATTACACAATTTTTTCTATCGCCCCATTATTAATTATTGTTATTGCGATCGCAGGTGCAGTATTTGGAGAAGCAGCAGCAAGAAACGCAATTTTTACCCAACTTCAAGGATTAATTGGCCCTGCGGGTGCACAAGTGATTCAAAATGCTATTGAAAGCGCTAGCCAACCGCGAGCAGGAACTATTGCTTCACTCATTAGTATAGTAGTCTTAATATTTGGTGCTACTGGTTTATTTACGGAATTACAAGATTCCCTCAATACCATTTGGGAAGTACAACCCAAACCAGGAAAAATGGTAAAAAACATGGTTCGCCAACGTTTTTTGTCCTTTGCTATGGTGTTAGCGATCGGTTTTTTGCTCCTCGTTTCTTTGGTAATCAGTACAGTATTATCAGCCTTTGTTAACTACTTTCAAAATTTACTGCCAGGTGTCGATTTTGTCTGGCAAATTGTCAACTTCATCCTGGGTTTTGTCATCACTACTTTACTATTTGGGTTAATTTTTAAAGTTCTGCCAGATGCCAAAATAGTTTGGAAAGATGTTTTAATTGGAGCAGCTATTACCTCACTTTTATTCTCCTTGGGTAGGTATGCACTTGGACAATATTTAGGCAACAATACTTTTGGTTCTACCTATGGGGCTGCTGGCTCAATAGTAGTAATCTTAGTTTGGGTTTACTATACCGCTCAAATCTTGTTTTTTGGTGCAGAATTTACTCAGGTTTACGCCCGCAGATATGGTTCTCGCATTATCCCAGCTGATTACGCAGTTCCTCTAAAAGAAAGCAATAAGGAAGAGAAATAATCAGTTATCAGTGATCAAATTAAACTAGTCACTGTTTTCTGACTTACGATAAGGCAGACAAGGGAGAATATCTTCACTCCTCATACTCCCCACACTCCACCACACTCCACCCTACGGGAAGCCGCTAGCCGCTAGCGCGTCTACACACCCCTCACCTCCCCACACTCCCCGATCTTTAACCCACAGGCCACTGTACAATATGACGGTTGTACTCTGTGGCGGACTGTGATTGAGCGTTATACCTTGCCTGAGATGGGCAATTTATGGACAGATGCGTATAAGTTTAAAACCTGGTTGCAAGTAGAAATCGCTGTTTGTGAGGCACAGGCGGAATTAGGTTATATTCCAGCCGAGGCGGTTGCAGAAATTAAAGCCAAGGCGAATTTCGACCCCAAACGAGTGTTAGAAATTGAAGCGGAAGTCCGTCACGATGTCATTGCTTTTTTGACAAATGTCAATGAATATGTAGGTGATGCTGGACGCTACATTCACTTGGGTTTAACCAGTTCTGATGTGTTGGATACAGCTTTAACATTGCAACTTGTTGCTAGTCTGGATTTATTGTTGCAACATGTGCAAGCATTAATTGATGTGATTCGTCAGAAGGCGAAAGAACATCGTTACACGGTGATGATCGGACGTTCTCATGGAATTCATGCTGAACCCATCACCTTTGGTTTTAAACTAGCTGGGTGGCTAGCAGAGATATTGCGCCATCAAGAACGTCTGCAAATTCTCCGGAAAACGATCGCTGTAGGTAAAATTTCCGGTGCAGTGGGAACCTATGCCAATATCGAACCACGCGTAGAAGCGATCACCTGCCAAAAACTCGGACTCCAACCTGATGCAGCATCAACACAGGTAATCTCACGCGATCGCCACGCCGACTTCGTGCAACAGTTGGCTTTAGTTGCAGCTTCCATTGAACGTTTTGCAGTGGAAATTCGCAACCTCCAAAAAACCGATGTTTTGGAAGTCGAAGAATTCTTTGCGAAAGGACAAAAAGGCTCTTCTGCCATGCCTCACAAACGCAACCCCATCCGTTCCGAACGCCTCACAGGTATGGCTAGAATCATCAGAAGTCATGCTGTTGCAGCTTTAGAAAATGTTGCCCTTTGGCATGAACGGGATATTTCCCACAGTTCTGTAGAACGAGTAATTTTGCCAGATGCTTGCATTTTGATGCATTTTATGCTTGTGGAGACAACCGACTTGGTGCAAAACCTACTGGTGTATCCAGAAAATATGGCACGGAATATGAATGTTTATGGCGGCGTTGTCTTTAGCCAAAGAGTTTTGCTCACCTTGGTAGAAAAGGGAATCAGCCGCGAAGAAGCCTATAAAATTGTCCAAGAAAATGCTCATACCGCTTGGAACAAATCGGAAGGCAATTTCCGCGAGTTGATTAGTAAAGATCCCCGTGTCACCGCTAAATTGTCATCAGCAGAAATTGCAGCGTGTTTTGATCCACAACACCACTTGCAGCACCTAGAGCAAGTCTATCAACGGCTGGGAATTTAGTTAGTAGTTAGTAGTTAGTAGGTAGAGACGCGAGGAACATCGCGTCTGTACATTAGTAGTTAGTAGTTAGTGGATAGTGGTAGATATTAACTACTAACTACTAACCATTAACCACTACCAAAATTATACGTAATTAGCATACAACATTAATATATTCAGATACTGACATAATTCAGTATTCTGATACCAAGGCTATTTATTCTGTGAAAAAATTACATCACAGAAAAGTGTAAATGGCTACTCTTTGCTTCTGCATTTGTGGTTTTCACCCTTATGATTGAACTCCTAGCCGCACTTTCTGCCTCAGCCGCAGCAGGAATGAGAACTGCCTTACCCTTGCTGTTTATTGGACTATTACAAGGTCACCTTCTTTGGTCGCAAGTACCAATCTTATCTCATATTTCCTCACCTTTCTTGTTAGGCATTCTCACAAGTTGGTCATTTGTGGAACTACTTGCTTCTAAAAAACTGATGGGACAACGAGTGCTGCAAGTGGTGCAGCTTGTCTTGTCTCCACTTGTAGGAGCAATCATGGGGTTAGCAGTAGCTTCAGCCACAGCACCTGCTAACTGGCTGATTGCCCTGGTTGGAGGTACATTTGCCTTATTACTCCAGCTAACTCAAGTCGGCTGGTTCTTTCGTTTGCGCGGCATACCCCTATGGGCAGTCTTTATTCAAGATTTATTATGTATTGTCCTAGTATTTTTTGCCCTTGGCGCCCCCCGACAAGGAGGATTAATTGCTCTCGTCTTGCTTTGGTTTGCCCTTCGTAGTGGTCAATATTGGTATCGCCGATATTGGCAAAACCTTAAGCAGTACCGCCGAGCTAATTAAGAGC
Above is a genomic segment from Fischerella sp. JS2 containing:
- a CDS encoding PRC-barrel domain-containing protein, translating into MTSEQIIRRSDILNTQVITRDNGKRLGIVSQVWVDVDQREVVALGLRDSLISVSGIPRYMYLNNINQIGDVILVDNEDVIEDIEVEVFSNLINWEVITETGEVLGKVRGFKFNGETGKIYSITIASLGLPQIPDSFLSTYELSVEEIVSTGPNRLIVFEGAEERVTQLTVGILERLGIGRAPWEREDVEDYNYAPRTVAPSNQLPSGVPIEPIKPKVRAPEPVVEQEWDEDYYEEERPQRRVMEARSYESIRYEEEEEEDNWSEATGKDRYEAQPYEPPQPYTTKSSYTEEYDDYDDDLKRDAWDDEPPKPVNIPKKVKEKMPEYEEEGGY
- a CDS encoding DNA-binding protein — protein: MKVVAFRLKSNEDLRKSLKIFAINQKINAGFILTTIGSLKQATIRFANQQTSTVLTDKFEILSLNGTIASTGVHLHIAIADKEGKTIGGHLDDGCIIYTTAEIVIGYTEEFAFTRTIDEQTGYQELEII
- a CDS encoding YihY/virulence factor BrkB family protein, yielding MKLTVIWDLLKETFNEWQQDKASRLAAALAYYTIFSIAPLLIIVIAIAGAVFGEAAARNAIFTQLQGLIGPAGAQVIQNAIESASQPRAGTIASLISIVVLIFGATGLFTELQDSLNTIWEVQPKPGKMVKNMVRQRFLSFAMVLAIGFLLLVSLVISTVLSAFVNYFQNLLPGVDFVWQIVNFILGFVITTLLFGLIFKVLPDAKIVWKDVLIGAAITSLLFSLGRYALGQYLGNNTFGSTYGAAGSIVVILVWVYYTAQILFFGAEFTQVYARRYGSRIIPADYAVPLKESNKEEK
- the purB gene encoding adenylosuccinate lyase; this translates as MIERYTLPEMGNLWTDAYKFKTWLQVEIAVCEAQAELGYIPAEAVAEIKAKANFDPKRVLEIEAEVRHDVIAFLTNVNEYVGDAGRYIHLGLTSSDVLDTALTLQLVASLDLLLQHVQALIDVIRQKAKEHRYTVMIGRSHGIHAEPITFGFKLAGWLAEILRHQERLQILRKTIAVGKISGAVGTYANIEPRVEAITCQKLGLQPDAASTQVISRDRHADFVQQLALVAASIERFAVEIRNLQKTDVLEVEEFFAKGQKGSSAMPHKRNPIRSERLTGMARIIRSHAVAALENVALWHERDISHSSVERVILPDACILMHFMLVETTDLVQNLLVYPENMARNMNVYGGVVFSQRVLLTLVEKGISREEAYKIVQENAHTAWNKSEGNFRELISKDPRVTAKLSSAEIAACFDPQHHLQHLEQVYQRLGI
- a CDS encoding DUF4126 domain-containing protein; protein product: MIELLAALSASAAAGMRTALPLLFIGLLQGHLLWSQVPILSHISSPFLLGILTSWSFVELLASKKLMGQRVLQVVQLVLSPLVGAIMGLAVASATAPANWLIALVGGTFALLLQLTQVGWFFRLRGIPLWAVFIQDLLCIVLVFFALGAPRQGGLIALVLLWFALRSGQYWYRRYWQNLKQYRRAN